In a genomic window of Longimicrobiales bacterium:
- a CDS encoding sodium:solute symporter family protein, with translation MESWHVVTAVVGLYLVATLVVGLVGGKRATHGVAGYVAADRQFGLLAMYFVVGGTVFSAFAFLGGPGWAYSRGVAALYILSYGVLGILPWYFLGPRAAQLGRAHGYVTQAQLVTGRFPSRTLSLLFAILTVAAFVPYIMLQMSGAGIVFNAVTAGHVPHWLGAALAYGVVVLYVLFGGVSAVGWTNVFQGIVMMAAAWILGIYIPNLLYGGIGPMFEQVLAARPELLTLPGLDASGQPWSWGAYSSTLLSSAIGLAIWPHLFMKAFTAKSDATIRRTVVLFPTFQLFLVPLLLVGFAGVLFHSAPASADFILPHMILETGMPALVVGLFCAGALAASMSTGDALLHGAASVAIEDGIAPFVQIEERRRRFLMQLLVLSIGGLAYWLAVIQQRSLVWLLVSAYGIIDQLAPPLYAAIYWKRATTRGVLAGLVGGSATSVFFFLNPALRPWEIHEGVLGLVVNVTLLVVVSRLDPTPAPMRPAPADSSVNASPQPVS, from the coding sequence ATGGAATCGTGGCACGTTGTGACGGCCGTGGTCGGGCTGTATCTCGTCGCCACGCTCGTGGTCGGCCTCGTCGGGGGGAAACGTGCAACACATGGTGTTGCCGGATACGTCGCCGCCGACCGGCAGTTCGGGCTGCTCGCGATGTACTTCGTCGTGGGCGGCACCGTGTTCAGCGCGTTTGCGTTCCTGGGCGGCCCGGGTTGGGCGTACTCGCGCGGTGTGGCAGCGCTCTACATCCTGAGCTATGGTGTGCTGGGCATCCTGCCCTGGTACTTCCTCGGGCCGCGCGCCGCGCAGCTCGGCCGCGCGCACGGCTACGTCACGCAGGCGCAGCTCGTGACCGGCCGCTTCCCCAGTCGGACGCTCTCACTGCTGTTCGCCATCCTGACGGTTGCCGCGTTCGTGCCGTACATCATGCTGCAGATGAGCGGCGCCGGCATCGTGTTCAACGCGGTCACGGCGGGACATGTCCCGCACTGGCTGGGCGCCGCCCTGGCCTACGGCGTGGTCGTGTTGTACGTGCTGTTCGGCGGCGTCAGTGCTGTCGGTTGGACCAATGTCTTCCAGGGCATCGTCATGATGGCCGCTGCGTGGATCCTGGGCATCTACATCCCGAACCTGCTGTACGGCGGGATCGGCCCCATGTTCGAGCAGGTCCTGGCTGCACGTCCCGAGCTGCTGACGCTGCCGGGCCTGGACGCGAGTGGCCAGCCGTGGAGCTGGGGCGCATACAGCAGCACGCTGCTGTCCTCCGCGATCGGCCTTGCGATCTGGCCGCACCTCTTCATGAAGGCGTTCACCGCGAAGAGCGACGCGACCATCCGCCGCACCGTCGTGCTGTTCCCCACGTTCCAGCTCTTCCTCGTGCCCCTGCTGCTCGTGGGGTTCGCCGGCGTCCTGTTCCACAGTGCGCCGGCGAGTGCGGACTTCATCCTGCCGCACATGATCCTGGAGACGGGAATGCCGGCACTGGTGGTCGGGCTCTTCTGCGCGGGGGCGCTCGCGGCCTCGATGTCCACCGGTGATGCACTGCTGCACGGCGCCGCTTCCGTCGCGATCGAGGACGGTATCGCGCCCTTCGTGCAGATCGAGGAACGACGACGCCGCTTCCTGATGCAGCTGCTCGTGCTGTCGATTGGCGGACTCGCTTACTGGCTCGCCGTCATCCAGCAGCGTTCGCTCGTGTGGCTGCTGGTCTCGGCATACGGCATCATCGACCAGCTGGCACCGCCGCTGTACGCCGCGATCTACTGGAAGCGGGCAACAACGCGCGGCGTCCTGGCAGGGCTGGTCGGCGGCAGCGCGACGTCCGTGTTCTTCTTCCTCAATCCGGCTCTCCGCCCCTGGGAGATCCACGAGGGCGTGCTCGGCCTGGTAGTGAACGTCACGCTGCTGG
- a CDS encoding enoyl-CoA hydratase-related protein, with the protein MTSTAARTGHPPAELRFETLLITVENAVATIVINRPDKRNALNAAVRRELVEALDALRTREDVRVVVFTGAGDRAFVAGADIGEFAERTPVEQRAVMEGRRVFDEVAACPMPTIAMINGYAFGGGCELALACDIRIAARSAKLGQPEIRLGILPGGGGTQRLPRLVGSGRALRMILTGEAVSAEDAERIGLVDEVVDDDRLQDTVTSLATQIAAHSPLTLRLAKDAVRAAFEAPLSAGLAMERELFITAFGSADREEGVRAFLEKRAAEFKGR; encoded by the coding sequence ATGACGTCCACGGCAGCGCGCACCGGGCATCCTCCGGCCGAACTGCGTTTCGAGACGCTGCTGATCACGGTCGAGAATGCGGTCGCGACGATCGTCATCAACCGGCCCGACAAGCGCAACGCGCTGAACGCAGCCGTGCGCCGCGAACTGGTCGAGGCACTGGACGCGCTTCGCACTCGTGAGGACGTGCGCGTCGTCGTGTTCACGGGTGCGGGCGACAGGGCCTTCGTCGCCGGCGCGGACATCGGCGAGTTCGCCGAGCGGACACCCGTCGAGCAGCGGGCGGTGATGGAGGGACGTCGCGTATTCGATGAGGTTGCCGCCTGCCCGATGCCGACGATCGCCATGATCAACGGCTACGCCTTCGGCGGCGGCTGCGAGCTCGCCCTCGCCTGTGATATCCGGATCGCCGCGCGCTCCGCGAAACTCGGCCAGCCCGAGATCCGGCTGGGGATCCTGCCCGGCGGCGGTGGCACGCAGCGGCTGCCACGACTGGTCGGCAGCGGCCGCGCGCTCCGCATGATCCTGACGGGCGAGGCGGTGAGCGCCGAGGATGCGGAGCGAATCGGGCTGGTTGACGAGGTCGTCGACGACGACAGGCTGCAGGACACGGTGACGTCGCTCGCAACACAGATCGCGGCCCATTCGCCGCTCACGCTGCGCCTCGCCAAGGACGCGGTGCGTGCGGCGTTCGAGGCACCATTGAGCGCGGGCCTCGCAATGGAACGCGAGCTCTTCATCACTGCCTTCGGCAGCGCGGACCGCGAGGAGGGTGTGCGCGCGTTCCTGGAGAAGCGTGCCGCGGAATTCAAGGGACGGTGA
- a CDS encoding 3-hydroxyacyl-CoA dehydrogenase family protein, which translates to MSGHVVVIGAGTMGHGIAQVTAMAGYDVALVDTSAELIERGLARITSNLDEGVRRGKLEQTHRDAALAHIRSCTSIADAGPGAFLAIEAVPERMDLKAAVFSELERHTPGDTIFASNTSSLSITGLQQTTSRPQQVVGMHFFNPVHINRLLELVRGAATSQATMDAAIAFAGRIGKDAIVVNDSPGFATSRLGVLLGLEAIRMVESGVASAADIDKAMELGYRHPMGPLRLTDLVGLDVRLDIARYLHAELKSDAFRPPALLEQMVAEGRLGRKSGRGFYDWSES; encoded by the coding sequence ATGAGCGGACACGTCGTTGTCATCGGGGCGGGCACCATGGGGCACGGCATCGCGCAGGTAACGGCGATGGCCGGCTACGACGTCGCGCTGGTCGATACGTCCGCCGAGCTCATCGAGCGCGGCCTTGCACGCATCACGTCGAACCTGGACGAGGGCGTCCGCCGCGGCAAGCTGGAGCAGACACACCGCGACGCTGCGCTCGCACACATACGGTCCTGCACCTCCATTGCCGATGCAGGCCCGGGCGCCTTCCTCGCGATCGAGGCGGTCCCGGAGCGGATGGACCTGAAGGCGGCGGTGTTCTCCGAGCTCGAACGGCATACGCCCGGCGACACGATCTTCGCGAGCAACACGTCGAGCCTCAGCATCACGGGCCTGCAGCAGACGACGTCACGGCCGCAGCAGGTGGTCGGGATGCACTTCTTCAATCCGGTGCACATCAATCGGCTCCTCGAGCTCGTTCGCGGCGCGGCGACATCGCAGGCGACGATGGACGCTGCCATTGCCTTTGCCGGGCGCATCGGCAAGGACGCGATCGTCGTGAACGACTCGCCCGGGTTCGCGACATCGCGGCTCGGTGTGCTGCTCGGCCTGGAGGCGATCCGCATGGTGGAAAGCGGTGTCGCCAGTGCGGCCGACATCGACAAGGCGATGGAGCTGGGATACCGCCATCCCATGGGACCGCTCCGGCTGACAGACCTGGTCGGGCTCGACGTGCGGCTCGACATCGCACGCTACCTGCACGCGGAATTGAAGAGCGACGCGTTCCGCCCGCCGGCACTGCTCGAGCAGATGGTCGCCGAAGGCAGGCTCGGCAGAAAGAGCGGACGCGGGTTCTACGACTGGAGCGAATCATGA